A region of the Oncorhynchus nerka isolate Pitt River linkage group LG9a, Oner_Uvic_2.0, whole genome shotgun sequence genome:
TCCTAGAACACAGTGGCACTTTAACAGACTGTAGCCAGACTGTAGGTAGACTGTAGCCAGACTGTAGCTAGACTGTAGCCAGACTGTAACCAGACTGTAGCTAGACTAGCCAGACTAGGTAGACTGTAGCCAGACTGTAGGTAGACTGTAGCCAGACTGTAGCCAGACTGTAGCCAGACTGTAGGTAGACTGTAGGTAGACTGTAGCTAGACTAGCCAGACTGTAGGTAGACTGTAGCCAGACTGTAGGTAGACTGTAGCCAGACTGTAGCTAGACTGTAGGTAAACTCTTACCATTAATATTTCCCTCTTTGGAGGTGTTGGTTCTGGGATCCTATGTGACAGAAAAAAGAAAATATATCATATCTGTTATCAACAATGTAACGTTTCCCCCCCGCGGCCATGTAACGACTCCCCATGTAACGATTCCCCCGCGGCCATGTAACGATTCCCCCCCGCGGCCATGTAACGATTCCCCCACAGCTTGGCTCAGCAGGAAAAACTGGTTGAAAGGACATCAACAACATCATTTCAACCAGCTTTGCCTACTGGGAGATGTAGTATTTCAGTTTAATACTCACAGTACTTCCTGGTCTTCCCGGGGCCTGGGTACGCAGCAGGAGCAGTCACTGTGCTTAAGAGCCTTGTAGAGCTTCCCACAGAGGTGATACAGCAGGTATGAGAGTAAACCAAGCAGTAGCATGGTCCCCAGAGCAATGACAAACCATATATACCAGTCGTCAATGCTGTACGTGTTCTCTGTGACGGTGATGTATGTTACACGAGGCTGCAAGGGAAAGGTTAACTGTGGTGGCGCTAGTCTGTGCTGTGAGGAAATTCACATCAACATTTGTTGGTCAGAGTAGATGGAGGAAAGAGGGAAATGGTTGTTATGGTAACACTACTAATGTCCTTATTCAAAtcgaaatgttatttgtcacatgcggcgACTACAATAGTGAAATGCTCACTTTTACAAGCCCCTTAaatccaacaatgcagttttaagaaaataaagataagaaaatatttataaataaactaaagtaaaactttttttttttttttagtttattacacaataaaataacaataatgaggctatatacaggggataccgtaTAATGTGCGGGGGTTCAGGTTAGTCGGGtaatttgtacattgttaaaaataaaaaacaatgcaaaaaaaagtaaatagcacaattggttaggagtccgaatagtggttggagtgtaggagGTCCCTGAGCACAGCTCGGGTCTCCGTGACCAAAGGCAGCAACCGTAACCACTGCTTTCAGAAAGAAATGCCCCTGGGGGAGTGGTGATCTGACTTTACGCTAGGTTCATTAAAGTATAGAGATAAGGCTTACTATAGTTGTAGTGGTGACGGTGGTGAGGTCAGGGTCCACTACTAGGATATTGATGATGACTGTGCCAGTCTGGGTCAGACCTCTCGGCACAGACCCTGCAGACCGCAGGTTCCCATCAGAAACCAGCACAGTCAGGCTGTATCCACCAACCATTCAACCATATAAAGTTACAAGGTAAGACTACATGTGACCATCACGGTCAGATAGTTTCTCAGTTCAGAGTGCATTGTACAGTATCTGTTTGACAGACTGATAGTTGTTCAGACTGATAAGAGCACCAATAGTAGTTAGCATATCTGACCTGTAGTACCAGACCCGGTCCAGGCCACTCTCATAGTCAAAGGGCTCCTTCAGGAAGAGTCTGGTGACGTTGGTGCCAGAGGAAGGTGAGAACACAAAATGGTTGTTCAGGTTGCTGGCCCCTATAGGGAAACATTTTGGGGAAATATTAAGCTTATATATTTATAAAAGTTAAGTATGTCAGACCAGTCTTCTAGGATCATATCTAGAGGTTTCTCAGTTAGCTCAGAGCTGGTATTTATAAagctcagagtaggagtgctaatTACATCTACAgggcattcggaaactattcaaaccttttgactttttccacattttgtttacgttacagccttattctaaaattgattaaattgtaagcttgtagcatcatacccaagaaggctcaaggctcGAATATCTGCCAAAGGTgtctcaacaaagtactgagtaaagggtctgaatacttatgtaaatgtgatatttcattttttttttttatacatttgcaaaaatgtctaaaaaccagtttttgctttgtcattgtggggtattgtgtagatattgatgagggggaaaaaggatttaatctatttttattttacaaaATGGAAAAGAAATACtttcccaaatgcactgtacgtCATTTAGAAAACAGTCCTCTATAGTGCGACTgactgcatacattttcatactggtctccctgtgggaatcaaacccacaatgccatgctctaccaactgagccacaacaGACCAAGTCATCTCAAATTCAGTTTTGCCTTTTGTGTCATATTAGATCATTTAGACGGAGGAACCTGATCCTAGAGCAGCATTCGTACTGAAATGCTTTCTGAATACGGGCCTAGAGGCCGGCAGTACCCGAGATAGAGTAGATGAAGGAGGCTGAAGGGGAGTCCCTGTCTGAGCAGGTCATGATGAAGCCCTGGATGTTGGAGCCTGTCCTCAGGTCCTTGGGGACTATTAGATGTGTCTGGTTGGGGCCACACAGTGGAGGCTCGTCATTGGCCTCTGTGATGTTGATAGTGACCTAAACAAAACGCACAAATCACCAATACAtgcatatttatttttaattaccAGGTAAGAACCATTGAAGATAAATACTCCTGTTGCTAGGGCAACCTGGAAGGCgaaaaaagaagaagtgattGGATAAAACAggcactggactgtgtttacatcATTAGGAATAATGTCTTGTTATGTCAATATAAAGGTCACCGGGCCGTGGTACCGTAGTGGTGGCAATGAGCGGACTGATGGGGTCCCCATCCTCAGCTCTGATGACCAGGCTGTAGGTCTGGGTGGTCTCGTAGTCTGGCCGGGTCAGTAGGGCGAGACTCCCCAGCTTGGGGTCCAGGGAGAAGATGTTAGACAGGCCACCAGTTCCTCCACCAGAGATCAGGGAGTAACGGACGCCGGTGGCAGGGAGGTCTCTGTCCGTAGCTTTCACTGATCCTATCACCGTTCCACCTGGTGGGAGAGGCCCAAACATAGCAATGAGCTCAGTGTAGTGTAGTTGttattgttgtagtgtagtgtagttgttattgttgtagtgtagttggtataggtgtggtgtagtgtagttggTATTGTTGTAGTGTAGTTGGTATAGGTGTGgtgaagtcgctctggataagagcgtctgctaaatgacttaaatgtaaatgttgtgtattgttgttgtagtgtaggtgtggtgtagttgttattGTTGTAGTGTAGTTGGTATAGGTGTGGTGTAGTTGGTATTGTTGTGGTGTAGTTGGTataggtgtggtgtagtgtagttggtattgttgtagtgtagttggtataggtgtggtgtagttgttattgttgtagtgtagttggtataggtgtggtgtagttgttggtgtaGTTGGTATAGGTGTGGTGTAGTTGGTATTGTTGTGGTGTAGTTGGTATAGGTGTGGTGTAGTTGGTATTGTTGTGGTGTAGTTGGTATAGGTGTGGTGTGGTTGGTATTGTTGTAGTGTAGTTGGTataggtgtggtgtagttgtgtattgttgttgtagtgtagttggtagaggtgtggtggtgtggttgttatTGTTTGTTAGTTGTAGGTGTGGTGTAGTTGGTattggtgtggtgtagttggtaTAGGTGTGGTTAGTTGGTATTGTTGTGGTGTAGTTAGGTGTATTGTTGTAGTGTAGTTGTTATTGTTGTAGTGTAGTTGGTATTGTTGTAGTGTAGTTGGTataggtgtggtgtagtgtagttgtTATTGTTGTAGTGTAGTTGGTATAGGTGTGGTGTAGTTGGTATTGTTGTGGTGTAGTTGGTataggtgtggtgtggtgtagttggtaTTGTTGTGGTGTAGTTGGTATAGGTGTGGTGTAGTTGGTATTGTTGTGGTGTAGTTGGTataggtgtggtgtagttgttattgttgtagtgtagttggtataggtgtggtgtagttgttattgttgtggtgtagtgtagttggTATTGTTGTGGTGTAGTTGGTataggtgtggtgtggtgtagttgttattGTTGTAGGGTAGTTGGTataggtgtggtgtagttgttattgttgtagtgtagttggtataggtgtggtgtggtgtagtgttatTGTTTGTGTAGTTGGTTAGGTGTAGTGTAGTTGGTataggtgtggtgtagttgtatTGTTGTGGTGTAGTTGGTATAGGTGTGGTGTAGTTGGTATTGTTGTGGTGTAGTTGGTATAGGTGTGGTGTAGTTGGTATTGTTGTGGTGTAGTTGGTAtagttgtggtgtggtgtagttgttattGTTGTAGGGTAGTTGGTataggtgtggtgtagttgttattGTTGTAGTGTAGTTGGTATAGGTGTGGTGTAGTTGGTATTGTTGTGGTGTAGTTGGTataggtgtggtgtagttgttattGTTGTGGTGTAGTTGGTATAGGTGTGGTGTAGTTGGTATTGTTGTGGTGTAGTTGGTataggtgtggtgtggtgtagttgttattGTTTAGGGTAgttggtgtggtgtagttgttattGTTGTAGTGTAGTTGGTATAGGTGTGGTGTAGTTGGTATTGTTGTGGTGTAGTTGGTATAGGTGTGGTGTAGTTGGTATTGTTGTAGTGTAGTTGGTATAGGTGTGGTGTAGTTGGTATAGGTGtggtgttgttgttattgttgtagtgtagttggtataggtgtggtgtagttgttattgttgtagtgtagttggtataggtgtggtgtagtgtagttggTATTGTTGTGGTGTAGTTGGTATAGGTGTGGTGTAGTTGGTataggtgtggtgtagttgttattGTTGTAGTGTAGTTGGTATAGGTGTGGTGTAGTTGGTATAGGTGTAGTGTAGTTGGTATAGGTGTGGTGTAGTTGGTATAGGTGTGGTGTAGTTGGTATAGGTGTGGTGTAGTTGGTATTGTTGTGGTGTAGTTGTATTGTTGTGGTGTAGTTGGTTAGGGTATAGGTGTGGTGTAGTTGGTATTGTTGTGGTGTAGTTGGTATAGGTGTGGTGTAGTTGGTTAGGTGTGGTTGTTGTAGTAGTGTAGTTGGTATAGGTGTGGTGTAGTTGGTATTGTTGTGTGGTataggtgtggtgtagttgttattgttgtagttggtataggtgtggtgtagtgtagttggTATTGTTGGAGTGTAGTTGGTATAGGTGTGGTGTACACCTGCAGCAAAGGTGGCAAGCAGTCATCAGTATCATTACTTTGGCTGTACCTGGTCCCAGATTGCATTGTGTCAAATCTGGGCCCAGACAATGTTATAGTTGTTGCAGTTATAGTTGTAGTGTAGTTGCTGTAGTGTAGTTGTTATAGTTTtagtgtagttgttgttgttatagcTGTAGTGTTATAGTTGTAGTGTAGTTGTTGTAGTTATTGTTTTAGtgtagttgttgtagtgtagttatTGTTTTAgtgtagttattatagttgtaGTGTTGTTGCTGTAGTGTAGTTATTGTTTTAgtgtagttattatagttgtaGTGTTGTTGCTGTAGTGTAGTTATTGTTTTAgtgtagttattatagttgtaGTGTAGCTGTTATTGTTTTAGTGTAGTTATTGTTTTAGTGTAGTTATTGTTTTAGTGTAGTtattgtagttgtagtgtagCTGTTATTGTTTTAGTGTAGTTATTGTTTTAgtgtagttattatagttgtaGTGTAGCTGTTATTGTTTTAGTGTAGTTATTGTTTTAGTGTAGTTATTGTAGGTGTAGTAACTTACGTCCAAGAAGCTCAGAGATTCTGTAGAAATACGATGGAGGACTAAACACAGGGGGAAACTCATTCACAGGTGTCACCGTCACATAGATGTATGCACTACCTGCAAAGCACCATGGGAATCAGAGTTCAAAATGAGTTTGAGTGGTAGGGGGAAAAAAATCACACTACTGTACTTTGTGATATACAATTGTGTTCCgtctagtcagtcagtcacctaataataaaaataaacaagCAAACCAGCAAATAAACAGTCACCTACCTTTTAGGTTGGACTCATCCTTATCCTCAGCCACAGCCAACAGGCTGTATTCATTACCATCAAGCAGGTTACTGGGATCCTCAAGGTCTAGGTTTCCTTTGAGCTGTACGGGGACAGAATTGTAAACAACCTCATGTAAGTATACATTTGTGACTCTGTATGAATGGGATTCATTCAGTATCTTTATACTTTCATTTCactggtcaggaaaaactcctgtccCTTTAAATATTAATATTCTGCTTACTACGATCTGATTGGATCCCGTGGGTTCCAGAGCAAAGCGGTTAGCGCAGCCCAGACAGGACAGGCCAGTGAACAGGAACTCTCTGAAGGCCTTCTCAACGTCATTATCTGTACACGTTACCGTGGTGATCAGGGCCCCAGGTTTTTCCGTCTCAGACACTGCCACCCTGGATCCAGTCAAAGGAAATGATGCAATGCATACATAGCAATAATGGCTGCTGCCTTCGTGCACATACTAGTGTCAGCATGGCTTCAAATCAAAGCCACATCTCGTCTGACACACACTCCTTTCCTACTTAACTGTCTATCTGTTGGATACAATACTGAAGAAAAAAAGATAAACAACAGTATAAAAATATGACCTCTGTGCATCTGGGGAGCAGATGGGAGGGTTGTCGTTAATGTCCGTGACGGTGATGGTCAGAGTGATGGTGTTGGTCAGGGTGATGGTgttggagggaggagcagaggggcTGGAGGTGGCTGTCACAAGGACCGTTATTACGGGGTCCTCCCTGAGAGGAGCTGAGTCACGGTCCATCCTGTTGGCTATAGTCACCAGGCCATTGTCTGAGACATGGGACAGGCCAaaacacaggcatgcacacacacacacacagtgagcatTTAAAAACAATCTAAATCATGttgattgtttaaaaaaaacaaatattgGGTTGTGAAGCTGGACTCCTACTGTATGTCCACATTAAAACTGAAAATTACAATCTTCACTAATTGATCGCAGAACAAATTCCTTTTTTAGTTATGGTCAATTATCGATATTTTGTTGAAGTGCGGTAAGCATGTAGAGGATGACTGAGCAGTGAACTCACATCTGTGTATAGCCAGGTAGTTGTTGGTGCCGATGCTGTAGATGACGTACAAGGAGTCACCGGGCACCACTGCTGTGATGTTGGTCACGATAAACCCTGGACTCAGCTCCTCAGAGACTGTGAAGTCTGTGATTGTACTGCATAggacataaaacacacacagatatacagctaaacaacaacaacaacaatgggTACAGTCATACAGAAATCAAAACAGCTAAATGAGAAAAGCACAATTTCAACCAGTGTGCTAATTACAACCGTTTATGACAGATATTTTTGAAACTATAAACAAATTCACTTTTATTAACGATGTGTATGAGTATTTTCTAAAGTAAAGTGTTACTAAAGTAATCAACAGTAATTACTGACTTTAGGAACTGAGGTTTATCATCGTTCCTGTTGACGATGTTGATGACCAGTGTTCTGGATACGCTGTTGTTTCCATCACTCACTGTCAGGTTGAAGGCATAGCTGCAGGACACAGAATGCAGGACACAGAATGCACGATACAGAATGCAGGACACAGAATGCACGATACAGAATGCAGGACACAGAATGCACGAAACAGAATGTAGGACACAGAATGCACGACACAGAATGCACGACACAGAATGCACGACACAGAATGCACGACACAGAATGTAGGACACAGAATGCAGGACACAGAATGCAGGACACAGAAGAATTAGAATGTAACGTTTACAAGacatcactacacactgacaTAATGCTGTGGTATGCTGTTAGCGACATCGGTGGAGAGACATTTTCAACGGCACAGTACCCAATCCTCTGGTATAGAATATtataatgtgatgtctgtgtgcaGGAGACACATCTCTACCTTCTGGGGTCAGTCAGGTAGTTGAACTGTTTAGTTGTAGTCAGGAATCCTGAGCCAACGTCAATATGAAACTCTGTGTTTGACGGGGTCAGTGTAAACTAAAATACACAACAACATGTAAGTCAGATATTTCaactaataaacagacagtatATGTGTCAGGGTTGCACAGTAAATTAAACTTCGATACGGTCAATTTCAATTTACTTCCTAACTGAATTGAAATTTACCCAACACctagtatgtgagagagagagagagagagagagagagagagagagagaaagagagagagagagagagagaaagagagaaagagagagagagagagagagagagagagagagagagaaagagagagaaagagagagagagagagagagagaaagagagagagagagagagagagagagagagagagagagagagagagagagagagagagagagagagagagagaaagagagagagagagagagagagagagagagagagagagagaaagagagagagagagaaaaagtaagTCATACAGTCACAGGCTGGTTCTCCGGATCAGAGACTGTTGGCCTGTAGATCTGTCCTGGTGGGGATTTCTCcagaacatacaggacagactctTGAGAGGGTACAGGAATACACAGGAGGTTAAAATGGGCTGTGTAAGTCATAATaaccatatcacacacacacagtaccttcATCTAGGAATACAGGGGGTTCGTTgacatcagttaggatcactgTGAGTCTCTGGAGAGCCAGGTCCTTCGTACTGTCCACAGCGAGGATTTGAAGGACAAAGCTGTTGGGTGACGTCTCAAAATCCAAGTTGGTGGTACCTGTTACTGTCACCTGTATACAGAACGGAAAATGTATCATGAAGTCATCCACCTTCACTCTTACTTTGCAAGACATGGCGTTTCTTCTGGG
Encoded here:
- the LOC115116224 gene encoding cadherin-related family member 3 isoform X1; the encoded protein is MLSGSAPEVSLIGLPGTARLAENSKAGTVTYSFQVALSPGASLASGYPRILNSDPLTNQFTVSMINTNKAQVTVTGTTNLDFETSPNSFVLQILAVDSTKDLALQRLTVILTDVNEPPVFLDEESVLYVLEKSPPGQIYRPTVSDPENQPVTFTLTPSNTEFHIDVGSGFLTTTKQFNYLTDPRSYAFNLTVSDGNNSVSRTLVINIVNRNDDKPQFLNTITDFTVSEELSPGFIVTNITAVVPGDSLYVIYSIGTNNYLAIHRYNGLVTIANRMDRDSAPLREDPVITVLVTATSSPSAPPSNTITLTNTITLTITVTDINDNPPICSPDAQRVAVSETEKPGALITTVTCTDNDVEKAFREFLFTGLSCLGCANRFALEPTGSNQIVLKGNLDLEDPSNLLDGNEYSLLAVAEDKDESNLKGSAYIYVTVTPVNEFPPVFSPPSYFYRISELLGRGTVIGSVKATDRDLPATGVRYSLISGGGTGGLSNIFSLDPKLGSLALLTRPDYETTQTYSLVIRAEDGDPISPLIATTTVTINITEANDEPPLCGPNQTHLIVPKDLRTGSNIQGFIMTCSDRDSPSASFIYSISGASNLNNHFVFSPSSGTNVTRLFLKEPFDYESGLDRVWYYSLTVLVSDGNLRSAGSVPRGLTQTGTVIINILVVDPDLTTVTTTTIPRVTYITVTENTYSIDDWYIWFVIALGTMLLLGLLSYLLYHLCGKLYKALKHSDCSCCVPRPREDQEVLIPEPTPPKREILMEVIKINTVFDGEEVDPVTGRVYEYNSKSGARRWKDVTTVSESVPMIQPESSSMVIPHGQHGHSAQSQARSGRASTGQSVRE
- the LOC115116224 gene encoding cadherin-related family member 3 isoform X2; translation: MLSGSAPEVSLIGLPGTARLAENSKAGTVTYSFQVALSPGASLASGYPRILNSDPLTNQFTVSMINTNKAQVTVTGTTNLDFETSPNSFVLQILAVDSTKDLALQRLTVILTDVNEPPVFLDEESVLYVLEKSPPGQIYRPTVSDPENQPVTFTLTPSNTEFHIDVGSGFLTTTKQFNYLTDPRSYAFNLTVSDGNNSVSRTLVINIVNRNDDKPQFLNTITDFTVSEELSPGFIVTNITAVVPGDSLYVIYSIGTNNYLAIHRYNGLVTIANRMDRDSAPLREDPVITVLVTATSSPSAPPSNTITLTNTITLTITVTDINDNPPICSPDAQRVAVSETEKPGALITTVTCTDNDVEKAFREFLFTGLSCLGCANRFALEPTGSNQIVLKGNLDLEDPSNLLDGNEYSLLAVAEDKDESNLKGSAYIYVTVTPVNEFPPVFSPPSYFYRISELLGRGTVIGSVKATDRDLPATGVRYSLISGGGTGGLSNIFSLDPKLGSLALLTRPDYETTQTYSLVIRAEDGDPISPLIATTTVTINITEANDEPPLCGPNQTHLIVPKDLRTGSNIQGFIMTCSDRDSPSASFIYSISGASNLNNHFVFSPSSGTNVTRLFLKEPFDYESGLDRVWYYSLTVLVSDGNLRSAGSVPRGLTQTGTVIINILVVDPDLTTVTTTTIPRVTYITVTENTYSIDDWYIWFVIALGTMLLLGLLSYLLYHLCGKLYKALKHSDCSCCVPRPREDQEVLK